One region of Pseudoalteromonas galatheae genomic DNA includes:
- the pnp gene encoding polyribonucleotide nucleotidyltransferase yields the protein MQAIIKEFQLGQHTVTLETGAIARQADGAVLASIGDTSVLVTVVGRREAAPGQDFFPLTVNYQEKMYAAGRIPGGFLKREGRPSDGETLTARLIDRPIRPLFPDGFVNEVQVIATVVSVNPEIQPDIVALIGTSAALAISGIPFNGPLGAARVGFIDGQYVLNPTLKELETSKLDLVVAGTENAVLMVESEAEVLTEEEMLGAVVYGHEQSQAIIKAIEEFRAEAGKAAWDWTAPEKDLTLAEKVAAIAEQKVGDAYRITDKVARKEALSEAKAEVIEKLGAEVAEGESLDEQVVGKEFSSLEKKIVRSRIIAGEKRIDGREPDMVRALDVMTGVLPRTHGSAIFTRGETQALVTATLGTERDAQMLDDLTGTHKHHFMLHYNFPPFCVGETGFVGSPKRREIGHGNLAKRGIAAVMPTLAEFPYSVRVVSEITESNGSSSMASVCGTSLALMNAGVPVKASVAGIAMGLVKEGEDFVVLSDILGDEDHLGDMDFKVAGTANGVTALQMDIKIEGITKEIMQIALRQAKAARLHILSVMDQAISAPSEELSEFAPRIYTMKIPAKKIAEVIGKGGATIRQLTEETDTTIEIEDDGTIKIAATNGNSAQAAISRIEALTAELEVGTLYTGKVIRIVDFGAFVNVLPGKDGLVHISQISEERVNNVSDHLSVGQEVKVKVLEVDRQGRVRLSIKEALEKKAEQPKEEGAE from the coding sequence GTGCAAGCAATTATTAAAGAATTTCAACTAGGTCAACACACGGTGACTCTAGAGACAGGTGCTATAGCACGTCAAGCTGACGGCGCAGTACTTGCAAGCATTGGTGATACTTCGGTACTTGTGACTGTTGTAGGAAGAAGAGAAGCGGCTCCTGGCCAAGACTTTTTCCCACTAACGGTTAACTACCAAGAAAAAATGTACGCTGCGGGTCGTATCCCTGGTGGTTTCTTGAAGCGTGAAGGTCGTCCTTCAGACGGTGAGACATTAACAGCTCGTCTTATCGACCGTCCAATTCGTCCTCTATTCCCAGACGGCTTCGTAAACGAAGTTCAGGTTATCGCGACAGTGGTTTCTGTAAATCCAGAGATCCAACCTGATATCGTTGCTTTGATTGGTACTTCAGCTGCACTAGCTATCTCAGGTATTCCATTCAATGGCCCTCTAGGTGCAGCGCGCGTTGGTTTCATCGACGGTCAATATGTACTAAACCCAACTCTTAAAGAGCTAGAGACAAGTAAGCTTGACTTGGTTGTTGCAGGTACTGAAAACGCAGTACTAATGGTTGAATCAGAAGCTGAAGTGTTAACTGAAGAAGAAATGCTTGGCGCTGTTGTATACGGTCATGAGCAATCACAAGCTATCATCAAAGCAATCGAAGAATTCCGCGCTGAAGCTGGTAAAGCAGCATGGGATTGGACTGCACCTGAAAAAGATTTAACCCTAGCTGAAAAAGTAGCTGCAATTGCAGAGCAAAAAGTAGGTGATGCTTACCGTATTACTGACAAAGTTGCACGTAAAGAAGCACTTTCTGAAGCAAAAGCAGAAGTCATTGAAAAATTAGGCGCTGAAGTTGCCGAAGGCGAGTCACTAGATGAGCAAGTGGTAGGTAAAGAATTCAGCTCACTTGAGAAGAAAATTGTACGTAGCCGCATCATTGCTGGCGAAAAACGTATCGACGGTCGTGAACCAGATATGGTTCGTGCGCTAGACGTGATGACGGGTGTACTGCCACGTACTCACGGTTCTGCAATCTTTACTCGTGGTGAAACTCAGGCACTTGTAACAGCAACCCTTGGTACTGAGCGTGACGCGCAGATGCTAGACGACCTAACTGGTACTCACAAGCATCACTTTATGCTTCACTATAACTTCCCTCCATTCTGTGTAGGTGAAACGGGTTTTGTAGGGTCTCCTAAGCGTCGTGAAATCGGCCACGGTAACCTAGCTAAGCGTGGTATTGCGGCAGTAATGCCAACACTGGCTGAATTCCCATATTCAGTACGTGTAGTATCTGAGATCACTGAATCAAACGGTTCATCTTCAATGGCATCAGTATGTGGTACTTCACTTGCGCTAATGAACGCTGGTGTTCCAGTTAAAGCGTCAGTTGCTGGTATCGCGATGGGTCTAGTGAAAGAAGGCGAAGATTTCGTCGTACTTTCTGACATCCTTGGTGACGAAGATCACTTAGGTGATATGGACTTCAAAGTAGCGGGTACAGCAAACGGTGTAACTGCACTACAAATGGATATCAAGATTGAAGGTATCACCAAAGAAATCATGCAGATCGCGCTTCGCCAAGCGAAAGCTGCGCGTCTACACATCCTAAGTGTGATGGACCAAGCGATTTCTGCGCCTTCTGAAGAGCTATCTGAGTTCGCTCCACGTATCTACACGATGAAGATCCCTGCGAAGAAGATTGCTGAAGTTATCGGTAAAGGTGGTGCAACAATTCGTCAGCTTACTGAAGAAACAGATACAACGATTGAAATTGAAGATGACGGTACTATCAAGATCGCTGCAACGAATGGTAATAGTGCACAAGCTGCTATTTCACGTATCGAAGCGCTTACAGCAGAGCTTGAAGTTGGTACGCTTTACACTGGTAAAGTTATCCGTATCGTAGACTTCGGTGCGTTTGTAAACGTACTACCTGGTAAAGATGGCCTAGTGCACATCTCACAAATCAGTGAAGAGCGTGTAAATAACGTTTCAGATCACCTATCTGTTGGTCAAGAAGTTAAAGTTAAAGTACTTGAAGTTGACCGCCAAGGCCGTGTTCGCTTAAGTATCAAAGAAGCTTTAGAGAAAAAAGCTGAGCAGCCTAAAGAAGAGGGTGCTGAGTAA
- the nlpI gene encoding lipoprotein NlpI: MKLAKIVVPLVLMGLVGCKSTQPEATKNIVNVPLAVPLQANFRNEIAIARFNELLLQPDMANEQRAQLLYNRGMLYDSIGLQTLARIDFNRAVKIKPDLAEVYNFLGIHQTLEQNYGRAYEMFDAVLELDEQHEYAYLNRGIALYYGERADLAVKDFEAFLARAPKDAYRAMWLYIAQQQVDGVLAKQTLAANSQALDPEEWSSQLVALYLGTLSEEEFLAQISEGVSTQEEYAQRLCEAYFYLAKRYQVQGDLASAISYFKLALATNVYEFVEHKYARLELDLLAQLNDEQDAS, encoded by the coding sequence ATGAAGTTAGCGAAAATAGTTGTGCCATTAGTGCTAATGGGGTTGGTAGGATGTAAAAGCACGCAGCCAGAGGCCACTAAAAACATTGTAAATGTTCCGCTTGCAGTACCACTTCAAGCCAATTTCCGTAATGAGATTGCCATTGCTCGATTTAACGAGTTACTCTTGCAACCAGATATGGCAAATGAACAACGCGCACAACTGCTATACAATCGTGGCATGTTGTACGATAGCATTGGCTTACAAACTCTTGCTCGCATTGATTTCAATCGTGCCGTAAAAATTAAACCAGATCTCGCGGAAGTTTATAACTTTCTTGGTATTCATCAAACGTTAGAGCAAAACTATGGCCGGGCATATGAAATGTTTGATGCCGTTCTAGAGCTTGACGAGCAACATGAATATGCCTATTTAAATCGTGGCATCGCATTGTATTACGGCGAGCGAGCTGATTTAGCTGTAAAAGATTTTGAAGCCTTTTTGGCGCGCGCTCCAAAAGATGCGTACCGCGCCATGTGGCTGTATATTGCTCAGCAGCAAGTAGACGGTGTACTTGCTAAACAAACACTAGCGGCAAATAGTCAAGCTTTAGATCCTGAAGAGTGGTCCTCTCAACTAGTTGCACTGTATTTGGGCACACTATCCGAAGAAGAGTTTCTAGCACAGATCTCTGAGGGGGTGAGCACCCAAGAAGAATACGCGCAGCGTCTTTGTGAAGCCTATTTTTATCTGGCTAAGCGGTATCAGGTTCAAGGCGATTTAGCTTCTGCTATTAGCTATTTTAAGCTCGCGCTGGCAACTAATGTATATGAGTTTGTAGAACATAAATACGCGCGTCTTGAGCTTGATTTACTTGCCCAGTTGAATGACGAACAAGACGCGAGCTAA
- a CDS encoding monovalent cation/H+ antiporter subunit A, with product MTLFWIPLLSLIGSFISAFTGKLSRNQSTAITLVAPAVAILLAVDLAPAVFAGETIRYTFEWVPLLDINIAFRLDGLALLFVFMILGIGMLVIFYARYYLSPNDSMPKLYAYLMLFMTAMLGIVMSNNVLQLWLFWELTSISSFLLISYWWHKSEARKGAKMALAITGGGGLALLAGLMLIGDIVGSYNLDVILSSRELIQSHALYEVALILVLLGAFTKSAQFPFHFWLPHAMAAPTPVSAYLHSATMVKAGIFLLARFYPALAGTELWFILVGLTGLATLLVGAYIALFKHDLKGLLAFSTISHLGLITLLLGLDTELATVAAVFHIINHATFKASLFMATGIIDHETGTRDMRKLNGMWRFMPYTATLAMVAASAMAGVPLLNGFLSKEMFFAETLHQQLLGSMSWLIPILATIAGAFSVAYSARFIHDVFFNGDPIDLPKEPHEAPRYMRFPIEILVALCLIVGMFPNFIVDGMLKTASSAVLGEAAPTFEVAIWHGFNLPLLMSGLAVCGGLLIYTQRKYLFQFQASLPPMNAKKTFERTMYNIVSWSRARVNAIENGSLQRYLMLMFIVVLVSAGWPLFEMSQLVGNLEPTPIDVHNGIGAGLLMIGAIGTVIWHRTRMVALLMISVVGLMVSVAFTRFSAPDLALTQLTVEVVTIILLMLALFFLPQRTPKESSSIRVLRDIGIASAIGVIIGSISYALITRPLDSISEFFIANAKVGGGGTNVVNVILVDFRGFDTLGEITVLGIAALGIYKLLINLPLFMPGSDSEGRPWAKERYPLLLASISQSLLPLALLVSVYIFLRGHNLPGGGFIAGLITAIAFILQYIAHGSNWIAERFDVNYRKIIATGIAISLATGVGSWFFGKPFLTSWFDYFDIPLVGKTELASAIAFDLGVYITVVGATLMILASLGKVTANAPKEEVNI from the coding sequence ATGACTTTATTTTGGATACCCTTGCTATCCTTAATTGGCAGTTTTATCTCTGCATTTACGGGAAAGCTTTCCCGTAATCAGTCGACTGCTATAACCTTAGTAGCGCCAGCAGTGGCAATTTTACTTGCTGTTGATCTCGCCCCTGCCGTTTTTGCAGGAGAGACTATTCGGTACACATTTGAATGGGTTCCGCTTCTAGATATTAACATCGCGTTTAGACTGGATGGTCTTGCGTTGCTGTTCGTTTTCATGATCTTGGGCATTGGTATGTTGGTTATCTTCTATGCCAGATACTACCTTAGTCCCAATGATTCCATGCCTAAACTTTATGCCTACTTAATGCTCTTTATGACCGCTATGCTTGGTATCGTTATGTCTAATAACGTATTACAGCTGTGGCTATTCTGGGAGCTTACCAGTATTAGTTCATTTTTGCTTATTAGCTATTGGTGGCATAAGTCAGAAGCCCGCAAAGGGGCGAAAATGGCACTTGCTATCACAGGCGGTGGCGGCTTAGCGCTGCTCGCTGGCTTGATGTTGATAGGAGATATTGTTGGCAGTTATAACCTCGATGTGATTTTATCGAGTCGTGAGCTTATTCAATCTCATGCATTGTATGAAGTGGCGTTAATCCTTGTGCTACTGGGCGCATTTACTAAGTCTGCGCAATTCCCATTCCATTTCTGGTTACCGCACGCGATGGCTGCACCAACGCCTGTAAGTGCGTACTTGCATTCTGCGACTATGGTGAAAGCTGGGATATTCTTACTGGCACGCTTTTATCCTGCGCTAGCGGGTACAGAGCTGTGGTTTATCCTCGTAGGTTTAACTGGCTTAGCAACGCTGCTCGTTGGTGCCTATATTGCGCTATTTAAACATGATCTAAAAGGCCTTCTGGCGTTTTCAACGATCAGTCATTTAGGCCTGATTACTTTATTACTTGGTCTGGACACTGAACTTGCGACTGTTGCGGCGGTTTTCCATATTATTAACCACGCAACGTTTAAGGCCTCTTTATTTATGGCGACGGGGATCATCGACCATGAAACGGGCACTCGTGATATGCGTAAGCTCAACGGTATGTGGCGTTTTATGCCCTATACCGCAACGCTTGCGATGGTTGCCGCTTCTGCGATGGCAGGGGTGCCGCTACTTAATGGTTTCTTGTCTAAAGAAATGTTCTTTGCCGAGACGCTACACCAGCAACTTCTGGGCTCTATGTCATGGCTAATTCCAATTTTGGCGACAATCGCCGGTGCATTCTCTGTAGCGTATTCGGCGCGATTTATTCATGACGTATTCTTCAACGGAGATCCAATTGACTTGCCTAAGGAGCCACACGAAGCACCACGCTATATGCGTTTTCCAATCGAAATCTTGGTCGCTTTATGTTTGATAGTGGGCATGTTCCCTAACTTTATCGTTGATGGCATGTTAAAAACAGCATCAAGTGCGGTATTAGGGGAGGCTGCGCCAACCTTTGAGGTTGCTATTTGGCATGGCTTTAACTTACCACTGCTTATGAGTGGCCTTGCGGTATGTGGTGGTTTATTAATTTATACTCAGCGCAAATATCTATTCCAATTCCAAGCTTCATTACCGCCAATGAACGCAAAGAAAACCTTTGAACGCACTATGTACAACATAGTGTCTTGGAGTCGCGCGCGTGTAAACGCAATAGAAAATGGTTCGTTACAGCGTTATCTAATGCTGATGTTTATTGTTGTGTTGGTGAGTGCTGGTTGGCCACTGTTTGAAATGTCACAGTTAGTGGGTAATTTAGAGCCGACGCCAATTGATGTGCATAACGGTATCGGGGCTGGCTTATTAATGATTGGGGCAATTGGTACGGTTATTTGGCATCGTACTCGTATGGTTGCACTGCTGATGATTTCGGTTGTTGGTCTCATGGTGTCGGTTGCTTTCACACGCTTTTCAGCACCGGATCTGGCGCTTACTCAGTTAACGGTAGAAGTTGTAACCATTATCCTGTTAATGCTTGCGTTATTCTTCTTACCGCAAAGAACGCCGAAGGAATCAAGTTCTATTCGCGTACTACGTGATATTGGTATTGCTTCAGCAATTGGTGTGATCATCGGAAGTATTAGTTACGCCTTAATCACAAGACCACTAGACAGTATTTCTGAGTTCTTTATTGCAAATGCCAAGGTTGGCGGTGGCGGGACGAATGTTGTTAACGTTATCTTAGTAGATTTCCGTGGTTTTGATACGCTAGGTGAAATTACCGTTTTGGGTATTGCGGCGCTTGGAATTTATAAGTTGCTCATTAACTTACCACTATTTATGCCTGGTAGTGATAGTGAAGGAAGACCTTGGGCGAAAGAGAGATATCCACTACTGCTAGCAAGTATTTCGCAAAGCTTATTGCCTTTGGCGTTGTTGGTTTCGGTTTATATTTTCTTGCGTGGCCACAATCTTCCAGGTGGTGGATTTATCGCAGGTCTAATCACGGCAATAGCCTTTATTTTACAATACATTGCTCATGGTTCGAATTGGATTGCAGAGCGCTTTGATGTCAATTACCGCAAGATTATCGCAACGGGTATCGCTATTTCTCTGGCAACTGGTGTAGGTAGTTGGTTCTTCGGCAAACCATTCTTAACCTCATGGTTTGATTATTTTGATATCCCATTGGTAGGTAAAACTGAGTTGGCAAGTGCCATTGCATTCGACCTTGGTGTTTATATCACCGTGGTAGGTGCAACGCTGATGATTTTGGCGAGCCTAGGTAAAGTAACGGCAAATGCGCCCAAAGAAGAGGTGAATATTTAA
- a CDS encoding Na+/H+ antiporter subunit C, producing MELLYASCVGLLVACGVFLILRARTFPVVLGLTMLSYAVNLFLFASGRLTLNKAAVLGYSSEYADPLPQALVLTAIVIGFAMTAFVVILAIRGRSDLGNDHVNGIVPDKKGKA from the coding sequence ATGGAATTGCTTTATGCATCGTGCGTAGGCTTACTAGTAGCCTGTGGCGTATTTTTGATTCTACGAGCAAGAACATTCCCTGTTGTTCTTGGTTTAACTATGTTGTCTTATGCGGTTAACTTGTTTTTGTTCGCATCGGGTAGATTGACCTTAAACAAAGCTGCCGTGCTCGGTTATAGCAGTGAGTATGCAGATCCACTGCCGCAAGCTTTGGTATTGACGGCTATTGTTATCGGATTCGCGATGACGGCATTTGTTGTGATATTAGCTATCCGCGGTCGTTCAGATTTGGGTAACGACCATGTAAATGGTATTGTTCCTGACAAAAAGGGTAAAGCATGA
- a CDS encoding monovalent cation/H+ antiporter subunit D: MIQHLTSLPILLPMLAGVILLMPPCGKNLAIRRKVSVLMSLITFAACASLLLHVQQSGIQVYAIGNWQAPFGIVLVADQLSTLLVSLTALLCFVCSLYSCAGDDERGSFFHPLLHFLVMGVNGAFLTGDAFNLFVFFEILLIASYALLMHGGDKHNTRASLQYVILNLVGSSVFLIALGILYGVLGTLNMADMAYKITFLQGDDVYLAKIGGLLLLVVFALKGALLPLHLWLPNTYATALPVVAALFAIMTKVGVYSMMRVYTLIFGDQAGELSHMAQEWLWWLALATIVMGGIGVLASQDLRKLSANLVVVSVGTLVALVAVQTVNSSAAAIYYLVHSTLVSAALFLLADLVGKQRGKVADRITAGRPVVQPMLLGIMFAIAAITVIGMPPLSGFIGKVWILKSTIESSHTYWFWAVYLLVSLAVLVSVSKAGSTVFWHHTGKVDTQSAEKAHPAQIIAILTLIICAPLMVIFAGPLTDYALSAADSLHDFSSMTNAVLKGAK; this comes from the coding sequence ATGATCCAACATTTGACTTCTTTGCCTATTTTATTACCTATGTTGGCAGGGGTGATCCTGCTGATGCCACCGTGCGGGAAAAACCTAGCGATTAGGCGTAAAGTCTCTGTACTTATGTCGCTGATTACGTTTGCAGCTTGTGCCTCACTTTTACTACATGTTCAGCAGTCTGGCATTCAAGTTTATGCGATTGGTAACTGGCAAGCACCGTTTGGCATTGTGCTAGTTGCTGATCAACTTTCTACTTTGTTAGTCAGCTTAACCGCTTTGTTGTGTTTTGTGTGCTCGCTGTATAGCTGTGCTGGAGATGACGAAAGAGGAAGCTTCTTCCATCCGCTACTGCACTTTTTGGTGATGGGGGTAAACGGTGCCTTTTTAACTGGTGACGCGTTCAACCTATTTGTATTCTTTGAGATTTTGTTGATAGCATCTTATGCGCTGTTAATGCATGGTGGTGATAAGCATAATACCCGTGCGTCACTGCAATATGTGATCCTAAACCTAGTGGGTTCGTCGGTATTTTTGATTGCATTGGGTATCTTGTACGGTGTGCTTGGTACTCTAAACATGGCGGATATGGCGTATAAGATCACGTTCTTACAAGGAGACGATGTTTATCTTGCTAAGATTGGTGGCTTGTTATTATTGGTTGTATTTGCACTAAAAGGTGCCTTGCTACCGCTTCACCTTTGGCTACCAAACACCTATGCAACCGCGTTACCTGTTGTTGCTGCTTTATTTGCAATCATGACTAAAGTGGGTGTGTATTCGATGATGCGCGTTTATACGCTGATTTTTGGCGACCAAGCTGGTGAATTAAGTCATATGGCACAAGAGTGGCTATGGTGGCTTGCACTGGCGACTATCGTCATGGGTGGAATTGGTGTGCTTGCTAGTCAAGATTTGCGCAAGCTGTCTGCAAATTTAGTGGTGGTGTCGGTTGGTACCTTAGTGGCATTAGTCGCCGTCCAAACGGTAAATAGCAGTGCTGCAGCCATTTACTATTTAGTGCACTCGACATTAGTGTCAGCTGCATTGTTCTTACTCGCTGATTTAGTGGGGAAACAAAGGGGCAAAGTTGCTGACAGGATCACTGCGGGTCGTCCAGTGGTTCAACCTATGTTACTTGGGATCATGTTTGCAATTGCCGCAATTACTGTGATTGGTATGCCACCGTTATCTGGTTTTATTGGCAAGGTATGGATCTTAAAGTCGACTATTGAGTCGAGTCATACATACTGGTTTTGGGCGGTATATTTGTTGGTAAGCTTAGCGGTACTGGTTAGCGTTTCAAAAGCCGGAAGTACCGTGTTTTGGCATCATACCGGTAAGGTCGATACACAATCGGCAGAAAAAGCGCATCCAGCCCAAATTATCGCAATCCTGACCTTGATAATTTGTGCGCCGTTAATGGTGATTTTCGCCGGCCCATTGACTGATTACGCATTGTCGGCAGCCGACTCTTTGCACGACTTTTCTAGCATGACTAATGCAGTGTTAAAAGGAGCGAAATAG
- a CDS encoding Na+/H+ antiporter subunit E, protein MRLEAKFKWLPTPFRSLLLFTVWLLLNNSVSAGHLILATILAIVIPLITYRFRTKQPLIIKPWRALTHLLLVLYDIITANVEVAIKILGPTKKLRPGFVLVPLDIDQAMPITILASTVSLTPGTVSAEVYPWPESVKSGEKPERKYLLIHVLDLTDEKALIETIKSRYEAPLKEIFEC, encoded by the coding sequence ATGCGTTTAGAAGCAAAGTTTAAATGGCTACCAACGCCATTTCGCAGCTTATTATTATTTACTGTGTGGTTGTTGCTGAATAATAGCGTGTCAGCTGGGCATCTTATTCTCGCGACCATTCTAGCTATTGTGATCCCGCTTATTACCTATCGGTTTAGGACTAAGCAACCACTGATCATTAAGCCATGGCGTGCGCTTACTCATTTGTTGTTGGTGCTTTACGATATTATTACCGCCAACGTTGAGGTGGCGATAAAGATCTTAGGACCTACGAAAAAATTACGCCCCGGTTTTGTGTTGGTGCCGCTCGATATAGATCAAGCTATGCCAATTACTATTTTAGCCAGCACGGTATCGTTAACTCCTGGTACCGTAAGTGCCGAGGTATACCCTTGGCCCGAGTCGGTAAAAAGTGGCGAAAAACCAGAACGTAAATACTTACTGATCCATGTGTTAGATCTTACGGATGAGAAAGCATTGATTGAGACTATTAAATCTCGTTATGAAGCGCCATTGAAGGAGATTTTTGAATGCTAG
- a CDS encoding K+/H+ antiporter subunit F: MLETVILIVFAMIGVSLLLNLWRLVVGPSIPDRILALDTMYINTIALIILYGMSMGTALYFEAALLIAMLGFVSTVAVCKYLLRGDIIE, from the coding sequence ATGCTAGAAACTGTAATTCTTATTGTCTTTGCGATGATAGGTGTATCACTTTTGTTAAACCTGTGGCGTTTAGTTGTCGGGCCTTCAATTCCAGATAGAATTTTAGCGCTGGATACCATGTACATAAATACCATTGCCCTTATTATTCTATACGGAATGAGTATGGGGACAGCATTGTACTTTGAAGCTGCATTATTAATAGCGATGCTTGGCTTTGTAAGTACGGTTGCGGTATGTAAGTATTTGCTACGCGGCGACATCATAGAGTAG
- a CDS encoding Na+/H+ antiporter subunit G has product MSEWIISILLLLGGAFVLIGSIGLVKMPDFFMRLHGPTKATTLGMACLLTSAMVYFSTTTDGVSVKEILISIFLLLTAPISGYMLIKSAIHHRLPSNEKTTGKDKIKK; this is encoded by the coding sequence ATGTCAGAATGGATAATTTCGATTTTATTACTGTTAGGTGGTGCGTTTGTATTGATAGGCTCTATTGGCCTTGTGAAAATGCCTGACTTTTTTATGCGCCTCCACGGTCCTACAAAAGCGACAACGCTTGGAATGGCCTGCTTATTGACCTCGGCAATGGTGTATTTCAGTACCACAACTGACGGCGTAAGTGTGAAGGAAATATTGATTTCGATATTTTTGCTGCTCACTGCCCCCATTTCTGGGTATATGCTGATTAAGTCAGCAATACATCACCGTTTGCCAAGTAATGAAAAGACGACTGGCAAAGATAAGATAAAAAAATAG